A DNA window from Vibrio cidicii contains the following coding sequences:
- a CDS encoding N-6 DNA methylase — protein MSLLKIIETASDKLLINKKHLFESLVEMSYQFVILGKIEKKYQHLQAVYDEFSIAYVNEVQDKPFRDVLGELMAELNVLCNGKYSRKAQHFTPQELSQAVSAMLGKPKESDHQTVSDICCGSGSLVLAEMKKCVDLGYKGTLSLILNDLDTFVCKVATIQIEFNNLIHVKNKYELSYIIYNHDALLEYQLFCNGIVFDSNVIGCSATAHITESVIEHEIWYRCACGGVLYHESEELVSFDEVNSLYSCDSCDDMLEISYDFESWTLLSSESESVLEQFKVGKVHDSVPDFDCCGHRNACLCLVADNYESNMKWNKQEFACEQCKTTIQVTYR, from the coding sequence ATGAGTTTACTAAAAATAATCGAAACAGCTTCTGACAAGTTGCTTATAAATAAAAAACATCTGTTCGAGTCATTAGTTGAAATGTCTTACCAATTCGTAATACTCGGCAAAATAGAGAAAAAGTATCAGCATCTTCAAGCTGTGTATGATGAGTTTTCTATCGCATACGTTAATGAAGTGCAAGATAAGCCGTTCAGAGATGTGTTAGGCGAGTTAATGGCTGAACTGAATGTGTTGTGTAATGGCAAGTATTCTCGAAAAGCACAACACTTTACGCCTCAAGAGTTGTCACAAGCTGTTTCTGCGATGCTTGGCAAGCCGAAAGAAAGTGATCACCAAACTGTCAGCGATATTTGCTGCGGTTCTGGTTCTCTTGTTCTTGCTGAAATGAAAAAGTGTGTAGATTTAGGGTACAAAGGAACTCTATCGCTGATACTGAATGATTTAGACACGTTTGTTTGCAAAGTAGCTACGATTCAGATTGAGTTTAATAATTTGATACACGTTAAAAATAAGTATGAGCTGTCATACATTATCTATAATCACGATGCTTTGCTCGAATATCAGCTTTTCTGCAATGGAATTGTATTTGATTCAAACGTCATTGGATGTTCTGCAACAGCGCACATTACTGAAAGTGTGATTGAACACGAAATTTGGTATCGTTGTGCATGTGGTGGTGTGCTATATCATGAATCTGAAGAACTTGTTTCTTTCGATGAAGTTAACTCTCTTTATTCTTGTGATAGTTGTGACGATATGCTTGAAATATCATATGATTTTGAATCTTGGACATTACTTTCAAGCGAATCTGAATCAGTTCTTGAACAGTTTAAGGTTGGTAAAGTGCATGACTCAGTTCCTGATTTTGATTGTTGCGGACATCGAAATGCTTGTTTATGCTTAGTAGCTGATAATTATGAATCTAACATGAAATGGAACAAGCAAGAGTTTGCTTGCGAACAATGTAAAACAACGATTCAAGTAACATACAGGTAG
- a CDS encoding XRE family transcriptional regulator: MIATHIKRHNAPKGLFSGNMHDAEISLQNEKIYQMIFLKRNLNKFIEKGELNQSIIAQHFGTSQSQVSQFLNGKIDSYTMETLTVFAFMVDSKLGLISSRQDAKQKMLNNKLALMKEISVKIKEKLKQDKINQSELGRKYFNTNQSVVSEFVNEENFKVHVSNYSYDRLRKYAYVCGITEKELDEYEK; this comes from the coding sequence ATGATTGCTACACACATAAAAAGGCATAATGCACCAAAAGGACTATTTTCAGGAAATATGCACGATGCTGAAATAAGTTTGCAGAATGAAAAGATATATCAGATGATTTTTTTAAAACGAAATTTAAACAAGTTCATAGAAAAAGGGGAACTTAATCAGAGCATTATTGCTCAACATTTCGGGACTTCGCAAAGTCAAGTTTCACAGTTTTTAAACGGAAAAATTGACAGTTACACGATGGAAACGTTAACGGTCTTTGCTTTTATGGTTGATTCAAAATTGGGGTTAATCTCATCGAGACAAGATGCAAAACAAAAGATGCTGAACAATAAATTAGCATTGATGAAAGAAATATCTGTAAAGATAAAAGAGAAGTTAAAGCAAGATAAGATCAATCAATCTGAATTAGGTAGGAAATACTTTAATACTAATCAATCGGTTGTTTCTGAATTTGTAAACGAAGAGAATTTCAAAGTTCATGTTTCAAATTATAGCTATGACAGGCTTAGGAAATATGCTTACGTCTGCGGAATAACTGAAAAAGAGTTAGATGAATACGAAAAGTAA
- a CDS encoding XRE family transcriptional regulator produces the protein MKNISDKNKIEIMKAIKNIVVFERLKQREIAELLDIKQPRVSDLLSLKHDRFSLDILMGYLEKFGCVVSFEMNELTNRKTNLVSAKVLRCKTSYRSILPK, from the coding sequence ATGAAAAACATATCTGACAAAAATAAAATAGAAATAATGAAAGCAATTAAAAACATAGTAGTTTTTGAACGCTTGAAACAACGTGAAATCGCAGAACTATTAGACATCAAACAACCACGAGTTTCTGATTTGTTGTCGTTAAAACACGACAGATTCTCTCTTGATATCTTGATGGGATACTTGGAGAAGTTTGGATGTGTAGTGAGTTTTGAGATGAATGAATTGACTAACAGAAAAACTAATTTAGTCTCTGCAAAGGTTTTAAGATGTAAAACAAGCTATCGTTCAATATTGCCAAAATAA